From a region of the Thermosipho melanesiensis BI429 genome:
- the infC gene encoding translation initiation factor IF-3, which yields MKNEEIKASEVRVVGQDGKQLGIMPIDKALELAYSQKLDLILVAPNAKPPVAKIMDYGKYKYELSKKEKKAKKNQKIIEVKQMKFRIKIDEHDYQTKVKHIKRFIESGNKVRVVIMFRGRELAFADKGKEILDRIKEDLRDIAVVEKQPKLEGRDMWMMLKPKN from the coding sequence ATAAAAAATGAAGAGATTAAGGCATCTGAGGTAAGGGTAGTAGGGCAGGATGGAAAACAACTTGGAATAATGCCGATTGATAAGGCACTTGAGCTTGCCTACTCGCAAAAACTAGACCTTATTTTAGTTGCTCCGAATGCAAAACCACCTGTTGCTAAAATAATGGATTATGGAAAGTATAAATATGAGCTTTCAAAGAAAGAGAAAAAAGCAAAGAAAAATCAAAAAATAATCGAAGTTAAACAGATGAAGTTTAGAATAAAGATAGATGAACATGATTATCAAACTAAGGTAAAACATATAAAGAGGTTTATTGAGTCCGGAAACAAAGTAAGAGTTGTAATAATGTTTAGGGGAAGAGAACTTGCCTTTGCGGATAAAGGAAAAGAAATCCTAGATAGAATAAAAGAAGATTTAAGAGATATTGCAGTTGTAGAAAAGCAACCAAAATTAGAAGGAAGAGACATGTGGATGATGTTAAAACCTAAAAATTGA
- the rpmI gene encoding 50S ribosomal protein L35: MAKNKMKTHKSAAKRFRVTKNGKIIRRHAYAWHKTGKKRRSTLRKLKLETEVSAVDKDRVLRLLGKK; the protein is encoded by the coding sequence ATGGCAAAAAATAAGATGAAAACTCACAAATCTGCCGCAAAAAGATTTCGAGTTACAAAAAACGGAAAGATTATTAGAAGACACGCATATGCTTGGCATAAAACCGGTAAAAAAAGAAGATCTACTTTGAGAAAATTGAAGTTAGAAACAGAAGTTTCCGCAGTTGATAAAGATAGAGTTTTGAGGCTTTTAGGTAAAAAATAA
- the rplT gene encoding 50S ribosomal protein L20, translated as MRVKNAVNAKKKRKKIMKAVKGYRGALSRRYRLAKQAYIKAKKHAYVGRKLKKRDYRKLWITRINIAARNEGLKYNELIHGLKISGININRKMLAELAVNDPESFKEYVNIAKQAIGK; from the coding sequence ATGCGTGTAAAAAATGCAGTTAATGCAAAGAAAAAAAGAAAAAAAATAATGAAAGCGGTAAAAGGATATCGTGGAGCATTAAGTAGAAGATACAGACTAGCAAAACAAGCATATATAAAGGCAAAAAAACATGCGTATGTGGGTAGAAAACTCAAGAAAAGAGATTATAGAAAACTTTGGATTACAAGAATAAATATTGCAGCACGTAATGAAGGGTTGAAATACAACGAACTTATTCACGGTCTAAAGATTTCTGGAATTAATATTAATAGAAAGATGTTGGCTGAACTTGCTGTTAATGATCCCGAATCTTTCAAAGAATATGTGAATATTGCTAAACAAGCAATTGGAAAATAA
- the rpsB gene encoding 30S ribosomal protein S2 has product MAVVTMKQLLEAGVHFGHRTQRWNPKMKEYIFGARKGIYIIDLQKTSKLLEEAYNFVRDKAAEGGTILFVGTKKQAQQVIKQEAERCGAFYVNHRWLGGLLTNFQTIRKRIDKLIELEEMEANGEFDNLPKKEQSRLRRILDKLRKNLGGLKEMDRIPDVIYIVDPRKERNAVYEANLLKIPTVSIVDTNCDPDEIDYIIPGNDDAIRAIQLITSKIADAYLEGKEGVSYQEEPQEQKEENSEEIFDIEDEEESEEI; this is encoded by the coding sequence GTGGCGGTTGTTACCATGAAACAGTTATTGGAAGCCGGAGTACATTTTGGACATAGGACACAAAGATGGAATCCAAAAATGAAGGAATACATTTTTGGTGCTAGAAAAGGTATCTATATAATAGATCTTCAAAAGACGTCAAAACTTCTTGAAGAAGCGTATAACTTTGTTAGAGATAAAGCAGCAGAAGGTGGAACGATCTTGTTTGTGGGAACAAAAAAACAAGCACAACAAGTAATTAAACAGGAAGCAGAAAGGTGTGGCGCTTTTTACGTAAACCACAGGTGGTTAGGTGGTCTTTTGACAAATTTCCAAACAATTAGAAAAAGAATTGACAAATTAATTGAACTTGAGGAAATGGAAGCCAATGGAGAATTTGATAACCTTCCAAAGAAAGAGCAAAGTAGACTTAGAAGAATTTTGGATAAACTAAGGAAAAACCTTGGTGGTTTAAAAGAAATGGATAGAATACCAGATGTAATATATATTGTTGATCCAAGAAAAGAAAGAAATGCAGTGTATGAAGCGAATTTGTTAAAAATTCCAACCGTTTCGATAGTTGATACCAACTGTGATCCTGATGAAATTGATTATATTATTCCAGGAAATGATGATGCGATAAGGGCGATCCAACTTATTACTTCAAAGATAGCTGATGCATATCTTGAGGGAAAAGAGGGGGTTTCATACCAAGAAGAACCCCAAGAACAAAAAGAGGAAAATTCTGAGGAAATTTTTGATATTGAAGATGAGGAAGAAAGTGAGGAAATATAA
- the tmk gene encoding dTMP kinase — translation MFIAFEGIDGSGKSTQLVLLEKYLINRGKKVIKVREPGGTILGEKIRDLLLNFNMNKRSELLLFLASRAQLVEEVIRPSIEKGYFVLADRFSDSSIAYQGGARNLGKDLVEKLNIFATNGIFPDIVFFIDIPVQMAVRRMKEKEKDRIEKEGEDFLEKVRTTYLHIAKSRKNFFVIDGTKDVDYVFSQIKRIIDTMLDH, via the coding sequence ATGTTTATAGCATTTGAAGGAATAGATGGTTCTGGAAAAAGTACGCAACTTGTTCTTTTGGAGAAATATTTAATAAATAGAGGAAAAAAAGTAATAAAAGTTAGAGAACCAGGCGGGACTATTTTAGGTGAAAAAATTAGAGATTTGCTTTTAAACTTTAATATGAATAAAAGAAGTGAACTTTTATTGTTTCTTGCCTCGCGAGCACAATTAGTTGAAGAGGTTATAAGGCCTTCTATTGAAAAGGGATATTTTGTTTTGGCGGATAGATTTTCAGATTCAAGTATTGCATATCAGGGAGGAGCAAGAAATTTAGGAAAAGATTTAGTTGAGAAATTAAATATTTTTGCAACAAATGGGATTTTTCCAGATATTGTGTTTTTTATAGATATTCCCGTTCAAATGGCGGTAAGGAGAATGAAAGAAAAGGAAAAAGATAGAATTGAGAAAGAAGGAGAGGACTTTTTAGAAAAGGTAAGAACTACGTACCTCCATATTGCAAAAAGTAGAAAAAACTTTTTTGTGATTGATGGTACAAAAGATGTGGATTATGTATTTTCTCAAATAAAAAGGATAATAGATACTATGTTAGATCATTGA
- the fliQ gene encoding flagellar biosynthesis protein FliQ — protein sequence MTIEVFLDVFGLGIKTLLTVILPPLLISLLVGLLISIFQAATQINEQTLTFAPRIIVLFLTLLFLGGWMIQTLVDLARNILEKYMSMI from the coding sequence TTGACTATAGAAGTCTTTTTAGATGTATTTGGTTTGGGAATAAAAACACTTCTTACGGTTATTCTACCACCTTTATTGATAAGTTTACTCGTTGGACTTTTAATAAGTATTTTTCAAGCCGCAACACAAATAAATGAACAAACTTTAACTTTTGCACCAAGAATAATAGTTCTATTCCTAACATTGCTATTTCTTGGTGGATGGATGATACAAACTTTGGTAGACTTAGCAAGAAATATCTTGGAAAAATACATGTCAATGATCTAA
- the fliP gene encoding flagellar type III secretion system pore protein FliP (The bacterial flagellar biogenesis protein FliP forms a type III secretion system (T3SS)-type pore required for flagellar assembly.) yields MRKILIISLLLVSFLSFPQEEIPLPGISLQITPNQQPRDLVNTLEILLLLTVLSLAPSILILFTSFTRIIVVFSFVRNALGTRQTPPNQILIGLALFLTFFIMQPVWNDIYNNAITPYLNSEIGYEEMFSRSMDRLRTFMLTEIKIHHNEDNIYILAENVKKQIDNIEDTPNSILIPAFVIGELEIGFKMGILLYIPFIVMDMVVASILLSLGMIMIPPVLVSLPFKILLFVLVNGWDILIGSLIKSFGGG; encoded by the coding sequence GTGAGAAAGATACTTATAATTTCCTTACTATTAGTTTCATTTTTGAGTTTTCCACAAGAAGAAATACCACTTCCTGGTATTTCTCTGCAAATAACTCCAAATCAACAACCAAGAGATTTAGTAAACACCCTTGAAATATTACTATTATTAACAGTCTTATCATTGGCTCCAAGCATCTTAATTTTGTTTACATCATTCACAAGAATTATAGTTGTATTTTCGTTCGTTAGAAATGCTCTTGGAACAAGACAAACTCCACCAAACCAAATTTTGATTGGATTAGCGTTGTTTTTAACATTTTTTATAATGCAGCCCGTGTGGAATGATATATATAACAACGCTATAACTCCATATTTAAATTCAGAAATAGGGTACGAGGAAATGTTTTCTAGAAGCATGGACAGACTGAGAACATTTATGTTAACGGAAATAAAAATACATCACAACGAAGATAACATCTACATACTAGCAGAAAATGTGAAAAAGCAAATCGACAACATAGAAGATACACCTAATTCTATTTTAATTCCTGCTTTTGTAATAGGAGAACTTGAAATAGGTTTCAAAATGGGGATCTTACTCTATATACCATTCATAGTAATGGATATGGTTGTTGCAAGTATTCTATTGTCCTTGGGAATGATAATGATTCCACCTGTTTTGGTTTCATTACCATTTAAAATACTATTATTCGTATTAGTTAACGGTTGGGACATATTAATAGGTAGTTTAATTAAAAGTTTTGGGGGAGGATAA
- a CDS encoding flagellar biosynthetic protein FliO, with translation MLVTYLLVKNKAPRNIGGRFVSVIERKFITRNSYIVIVRIVDEYYALLVTENGGEVIKKFDSLESGDFETKDFKFEFFKNIVKKGEKK, from the coding sequence ATGCTTGTTACATATCTTTTGGTAAAAAATAAAGCCCCCCGAAACATCGGGGGTCGTTTTGTTTCTGTAATTGAAAGAAAATTTATTACAAGAAATTCATATATAGTAATAGTAAGGATTGTGGATGAATATTACGCTCTCTTAGTAACGGAAAATGGTGGAGAAGTTATTAAAAAATTTGACTCTTTAGAATCTGGAGATTTTGAAACGAAAGATTTCAAGTTTGAATTTTTTAAGAACATAGTAAAAAAAGGTGAAAAAAAGTGA
- the cheY gene encoding chemotaxis protein CheY: MGKKILVVDDAAFMRMMLKDIITKAGHEVVGEAANGKEAVEKYKELKPDIVTMDITMPEMNGIEAIKEIKKIDPNATIIVCSAMGQQAMVIEAIQAGAKDFIVKPFQAARVIEAIQKVSG, from the coding sequence ATGGGAAAGAAGATTTTGGTGGTTGATGACGCAGCCTTTATGAGAATGATGTTAAAGGATATCATTACAAAAGCAGGACATGAAGTAGTAGGGGAAGCAGCCAACGGTAAAGAAGCTGTTGAAAAATACAAAGAATTAAAACCCGATATTGTTACAATGGATATAACTATGCCAGAAATGAACGGAATAGAAGCAATTAAGGAAATAAAAAAAATAGATCCAAATGCAACGATAATTGTATGTAGTGCTATGGGACAACAAGCTATGGTAATTGAAGCTATTCAAGCGGGGGCAAAGGATTTCATAGTAAAGCCATTCCAAGCGGCAAGGGTAATTGAAGCTATTCAAAAGGTTTCTGGATAG
- a CDS encoding chemotaxis protein CheW yields MSVETEFEVLSFNVCNQEMSFDVDFVEIVIDKDEITPVPKSKEVIEGVINLRGRIIPVVNLKKILGGICQNIDSVEFRKIIITKIRDIEVGFLVENVKGVLRTSHEEIDQSFRDVDTYGKKAKGLIKKGERLVVYLDIEEILNEIIGIEEV; encoded by the coding sequence ATGAGTGTAGAAACAGAATTTGAGGTTTTAAGCTTTAATGTTTGTAATCAAGAAATGAGTTTTGATGTAGATTTTGTGGAAATAGTTATTGATAAAGATGAAATAACACCTGTCCCAAAATCAAAAGAAGTAATTGAAGGAGTAATTAACCTTAGAGGACGGATAATTCCAGTTGTAAACCTTAAAAAAATCTTAGGTGGTATTTGTCAAAACATTGATAGTGTGGAGTTTAGAAAAATAATAATTACAAAAATCAGGGATATTGAAGTTGGTTTTTTGGTAGAAAACGTTAAAGGAGTATTGAGAACGTCACATGAAGAAATAGATCAATCATTTAGGGATGTAGATACATATGGAAAAAAAGCTAAAGGTCTTATTAAAAAAGGTGAAAGACTTGTGGTATACTTAGATATTGAAGAAATTTTAAATGAAATAATTGGTATAGAGGAGGTATAA
- a CDS encoding chemotaxis protein CheA — MSFEEYLSVFIDEGREYIQQLNDALLDLEKNPDDMEYINIAFRALHTLKGMAGTMGFENMAKLCHRMENFLDSARSGKVNIDSDKLDYLFNGLDLIEKMLEKISKEGSEEIEEDVSGLVEIFEKLAQGEVVTSEKKPGNVQKAEEKIEEKVEKKEESEDYIYETDEALIHVVKEAKKKGYDLIYSKVILSEGVQLKSARMYMVFHGIEELGGEVIKSIPSVEDIENEKFDREVELYVLAKVEPLKLQEKLASVSEVEKVIVKKVDVKEKKKEIKQEKADERKEEKDTKKRKMKITQTVRVDIEKLDTLMNLMGELVIARSRIMDILKKYNIKEVDESLAQLSRITLDLQNIVMKVRMVPISYVFNRFPRMVRDISKSLGKEINFVMKGEDTELDRTFVEEIGDPLVHLIRNAIDHGIETKEERIARGKPPVGTLILSARHEGNNVVIEVEDDGKGLDREKILKKAIEKGLVDEIKASNLPDEKIFEFLFMPGFSTKDQVSELSGRGVGMDVVKNTVESLNGTVHIESQKGIGTKVIIKLPLTLAIIQALLVKVNNLIYAIPISVIDSTLIVLPNEIQMVQNKEVIVRRGEVIPIIKLWDVLNLEHSNEFDELNVVVVKVANRKYGIAVDSLIGQEDIVIKSLGKLFTDVKEFSGGATLGDGSIALIIDTLNLVE, encoded by the coding sequence ATGTCATTTGAAGAATATTTAAGTGTTTTTATTGACGAAGGTAGAGAGTACATACAACAACTAAATGATGCTCTTTTAGATCTAGAAAAAAATCCTGACGATATGGAATATATAAATATAGCTTTTAGGGCACTCCACACTTTGAAAGGTATGGCAGGAACTATGGGATTTGAAAACATGGCAAAATTGTGTCATAGAATGGAAAATTTCCTTGATTCAGCAAGATCTGGAAAGGTAAATATAGACTCAGATAAACTGGATTATCTGTTTAATGGTTTGGATTTAATAGAAAAGATGTTAGAAAAAATTTCAAAAGAAGGCTCCGAAGAAATAGAAGAAGATGTAAGTGGATTAGTTGAAATATTTGAAAAACTTGCACAAGGGGAAGTAGTAACATCGGAAAAAAAGCCAGGAAATGTTCAAAAAGCAGAGGAAAAAATAGAAGAAAAAGTGGAGAAGAAAGAAGAATCGGAAGATTATATATACGAAACTGATGAAGCATTAATTCACGTTGTAAAAGAAGCAAAGAAAAAAGGTTATGATCTTATATACAGCAAGGTAATCCTATCTGAAGGTGTCCAACTTAAATCTGCAAGGATGTACATGGTATTTCATGGAATAGAAGAACTTGGCGGAGAGGTTATAAAAAGTATACCAAGTGTTGAAGATATTGAAAATGAAAAATTTGATAGAGAAGTAGAATTGTATGTGCTTGCCAAAGTAGAACCTTTAAAATTACAGGAAAAACTTGCATCAGTTTCAGAAGTTGAAAAAGTTATAGTTAAAAAGGTAGACGTAAAAGAAAAAAAGAAAGAAATAAAACAAGAAAAAGCAGATGAAAGAAAAGAAGAAAAAGATACGAAGAAAAGGAAAATGAAAATCACGCAAACAGTAAGGGTAGATATTGAAAAACTAGATACTTTGATGAACCTTATGGGAGAGCTCGTTATTGCAAGAAGTAGAATAATGGATATCCTAAAGAAATACAACATTAAAGAAGTGGATGAATCACTTGCACAACTTAGTAGAATAACTCTTGATCTACAAAACATTGTTATGAAGGTAAGAATGGTTCCAATATCCTATGTATTTAACAGATTTCCAAGAATGGTTAGAGATATTTCAAAAAGTCTAGGAAAAGAAATTAATTTTGTAATGAAAGGTGAAGATACAGAATTAGATAGAACATTTGTCGAAGAAATAGGAGATCCTTTGGTACATTTAATTAGGAATGCAATAGATCATGGAATAGAAACCAAAGAGGAAAGAATCGCAAGGGGGAAACCCCCTGTGGGAACTTTGATTTTATCTGCAAGACACGAAGGGAATAATGTAGTTATTGAAGTAGAGGACGATGGAAAAGGATTAGACAGAGAAAAAATATTAAAAAAGGCAATTGAAAAGGGGTTAGTTGATGAAATAAAAGCTTCCAATTTACCAGATGAAAAGATATTTGAATTCTTATTTATGCCAGGTTTTTCAACTAAAGACCAAGTTAGCGAACTTTCCGGTAGAGGAGTAGGAATGGACGTTGTAAAAAACACCGTAGAATCACTCAACGGAACTGTTCACATAGAATCACAAAAAGGAATTGGGACAAAGGTTATAATCAAATTACCTTTAACCCTTGCAATTATACAAGCATTGCTTGTAAAAGTAAATAATTTAATATACGCAATCCCCATATCAGTTATAGACAGTACTTTGATTGTACTACCAAATGAAATTCAAATGGTGCAAAATAAAGAGGTAATTGTAAGAAGAGGAGAGGTAATTCCAATAATTAAACTTTGGGATGTTTTAAATCTAGAGCATAGCAACGAATTTGATGAACTAAACGTTGTAGTTGTAAAAGTAGCAAATAGAAAGTACGGAATTGCAGTCGATAGTTTAATAGGGCAGGAAGATATTGTTATTAAATCGCTAGGTAAATTGTTCACAGATGTCAAGGAATTCAGTGGCGGAGCAACATTAGGTGATGGAAGCATTGCATTAATAATTGACACCTTAAACTTGGTGGAGTGA
- a CDS encoding TlyA family RNA methyltransferase, protein MKERIDLLLVKKGLVESREKAKRLIMSGNVIVNEERVDKVGKLVDINATIRIKQKEKYVSRGGYKLEGAHKSFKFEIKDKIACDIGASTGGFTDFLLQNGIKKVYCVDVGYGQLHWKIRNNKKTIVLEKTNAKNLDLEEKVDLAVCDVSFISITKIFPTIKKILKDDGEAVVLIKPQFEAGKSKVGKGGIVRDPKVHVEVITKVINSTIANGLKPISLDYSKIKGTDGNIEYFLYLKNSKETINFENININIEEIVKKAWEDLK, encoded by the coding sequence GTGAAGGAAAGAATAGACTTATTACTTGTTAAAAAAGGATTGGTAGAAAGTAGGGAAAAAGCAAAAAGACTCATTATGTCTGGAAATGTGATAGTGAATGAAGAACGGGTAGATAAAGTAGGGAAATTAGTAGATATAAATGCAACAATAAGAATTAAACAAAAGGAGAAATACGTAAGTCGAGGAGGTTACAAACTAGAGGGTGCACATAAATCATTTAAGTTTGAAATAAAAGATAAAATAGCTTGTGACATTGGTGCTTCAACAGGTGGATTTACAGATTTTCTACTCCAAAATGGTATAAAAAAGGTCTATTGTGTAGATGTGGGATATGGACAACTGCATTGGAAAATAAGAAACAACAAAAAAACTATAGTCCTTGAAAAAACAAACGCAAAAAATTTGGATTTGGAAGAAAAGGTAGACTTGGCAGTTTGCGATGTTTCATTTATATCAATAACAAAAATCTTTCCAACTATTAAAAAAATATTAAAAGACGATGGAGAAGCAGTTGTATTAATTAAACCTCAATTTGAAGCTGGAAAAAGCAAAGTTGGAAAAGGCGGAATAGTACGAGATCCAAAAGTACATGTAGAAGTTATTACAAAAGTAATTAATAGCACAATTGCTAATGGTTTAAAGCCAATTTCCCTAGATTATTCTAAAATCAAAGGAACAGATGGAAACATTGAGTATTTCTTGTACCTTAAAAACTCTAAAGAAACAATAAACTTTGAAAATATAAACATAAATATAGAAGAAATAGTAAAAAAAGCCTGGGAGGATTTGAAATGA